Sequence from the Macaca fascicularis isolate 582-1 chromosome 16, T2T-MFA8v1.1 genome:
CCTTCCCATCCCAGAGCAACAGTGGGTAGAGCTGGGATTCTCCCAGCACCACTCTGCATTCCCCACCCGGACCCACCTGGCCCCTGGGGGCTCTGAAATGCCACCCAGTAGGGCAGGAGCCACTTCCCACTTCCAGTATCTATGGCCAGACAACCACCGAAGCCAAGATGCCCAGCTTTCAGCTCTGTGTGGTGAAACGGGAAAGGCAGGAGATGGGACAGTGTGTACTGCAGTGTTTACAACCCAAGCAACGTGGGAGCCATCCCATGAGCGCTTGGGACGAGCTGGGACGAGCTGCCTGGAGCTCTGGCTCCTGGCACCAACTATCCAGCAGCAGGGTCACATGGCTGCTGAGGCCCACGGGCTGCGCCCCACCATGCCCTCGCCTTGGCAGACACAAGCCGCTGATCCCGACAAGCACCCCCCTAGCCCTGGTGTGGAGCACGCCTAAGGACACTGGCACTCACCAGCCCCAGAGTAAAAACCTGCAGGAGGACAAACCGCAATGGGAGGGGACGGGGAACCCTGGGGGGAGGGCAGAGCCCAGCAGCAGGATGCAAGCCTGGAAAAGACACAAGACCTGCTTCGCGGGGGCTGTTCCCCAGGGGAGAGGCCAGGCTGGGTGGCCCAGGGGGAAAAGTGCCTTGTCTCTAACTTGGTGGCTGCACAGTGGGCAAGAAGGTCCCCTGGGCGGAGGAAGTGGGCATGGGGGCCAGCTGCCGGGCACACACTCCTCCCGGGGGCTGCCCGTGGGGCATGGGGGCTGATCCCCTTCCGCAGCTCACTCCCATGCCACAGCATGAGGGCCTCATCacctcactctgtcccccaggctggagtgcagtggcacagtcatagctcactgcagcctcaacccgggctcaagcgatctcttgcctcagcctcccaagtagctgggaccacaggtgcacgccaccatgctcagctaacttttaaaatttttgcagagatgaggtttagctctgttgcccaggctggtctcgagctcctgggcaccagccatcctcccaacttggcctcccaaagtgttgggactataggcgtgagccactgtacccagccaaacattgttttcttcataaaaatgttttggctaggtgtggtggctcacacctgtaatcctagcactttgggaggctgaggtgggcggactgcctcaggagctggagaccagcctgggcaacacagtgaaaccccatctctactaaaattacaaaaaattagctgggtgtggaagcaggtgcctgtagtcccagctacttgggaggctgaggcaggagaaacgcttgagcccaggaggcagagcttgcagcagtgagccgagatcgcgccactgcactccagcctgggccacagagtaagactctgtctccaaaaaaaaagaaagaaaaagttttaagtaCTGACTGTCCCTCAACCTTACTCCccctatttgtaaaatgagtaaaGAGTCCATAGGGACCCAAAAGCCATTTCTGGGATCTCAGAAATCCTCACAGAGACTGTCTGAGCCCTCAGCGGGGCCACCCCCCGGGGGCTGAAACCAACCCCACCCGCCGGAGTCCCGGTCCCAGTGGGGCCCTGCGGGTCCCTGGGGATCAGGAGCCTGGCTCCGTCTCACAGCTGCTTCGTCACTTGATCTGAAGTGCACATATTGATCAGGGTCACTTGTCTGGCAAACAAACCCTTTCACCAGCCAAGGCCCACAGGAGAGGATGTACAGGGGGGTGGAGGGGAGCGTCACCCCCGGGCGATCAAGACGGGGACTGAGGGCAGCCCAGGTCGGGCACTCACGTTGCTGATCTGCTCCTTGAGCAGGCAGATGACCCTCCGCTGGCCCCGCACCACCTGGATGTTGAGGTAGATCACGGCCCTGTGGGAGAGGGGCTGTCAGGCAGGGAGTGAGGGCTGTCTCCCCAGGGCCGCCCCCGCCCGCGGGACTCACAGCAGCAGggccgccccccgcccccccccgcGGGACTCACAGCAGCAGggccgccccccacccccgcccgcGGGACTCACAGCACCAGGGCCGCCCCCGCCCGCGGGACTCACAGCACCAGGGCCGCCCCCGCCCGCGGGACTCACAGTAGCAGGGCCGCCCCCCCCGCCCGCGGGACTCACAGCACCAGGGCCGCCCCCGCCCGCGGGACTCACAGTAGCAGGGCCGCCCCCCCCGCCCGCGGGACTCACAGCAGCAGGGCCGCCCCCCCCGCCCGCGGGACTCACAGTAGCAGGGCCGCCCCCCCCGCCCAGGGGACTCACAGCAGCAGGGCCGCCCCCCCCCGCCCGCGGGACTCACAGCAGCAGGGCCGCCCCCCCCCCACCGCCCGCGGGACTCACAGCAGCAGGGCCGCCCCCCGCCCAGGGGACTCACAGCAGCAGGGCCGCCCCCCGCCCGCGGGACTCACAGTAGCAGGGCCGCCCCCCCCGCCCAGGGGACTCACAGCAGCAGGGCCGCCCCCCCGCCCGCGGGACTCACAGCAGCAGGGCCGCCCCCCGCCCGCGGGACTCACAGCAGCAGGGCCGCCCCCGCCCGCGGGACTCACAGCAGCAGggccgccccccccccccccgcccgcGGGACTCACAGCAGCAGGGCCGACACCAGGAAGACGAAGAAGGTGTTTTCCACCAGGTACCGGTGCACCCAGGGCAGCCAGGAGACCCTGGGGCCCGCCGCCTCCAGGTAGCGCACCCACACCCTGCCGGCCTCGTACATGCTGTCCAGGGTCCGGAAGGGGCCACAGGTGCTCGAGGGCTTCACCCTGGGGAAGAGGCCGACCAGGAACCccccagcccgggcaacagcCCACCCGGCTCCCTCCCAGCCCGTCCTCTTCACCCCTAAGTCTCGGGCCCCCCAGGCACCACTACCGAACCCAGGATGACACAGAAGGGTCCCCTCCACCCGCCCCTACTCACTGCCAGACTGCGTAGCAGAGGAAGATGGCAGCGCCCAGGAAGGCGGGGAAGCAGAGCAGCGTGAGGAAGATCGTGCTCATGTGCGAGGCCAGCCAGGGCCGGCGCGGCGCCTGGCAGTTGGCCAGAAGGCTGGTCTGCGGGGAAAGGCTATGCTCTGCCACCGTCCTGCTACCCCTCAGCACCCCTCCAAGGCCTGGGGGAGCTCAAGAGGGAAGGGCGACCAGAGCTGTGCATGCAAGCAGGGCCCAGGACGGGACCCCGCTCCCTGCAGCCTACTCATTTACAGAGGAGGACAGAGGCCTGCAGGTCACTCACACGCAAAGGGGTGATGCCAACAGCACCTCCATCCGCTGAAGGTCGCTGCCATGCCAGGCTCTGCACACAACACTGTACACGCCACCTCCCTCAGTCCCCACAGGAACATGGTCCCCATTGCATGGATGAGGAAACAGCAGGCCAGACAAGACAGGAGCCaggatggccgggcgcagtgtaatcctagctcacgcctgtaatcccagcactttgggaggctgaggtgggcggatcacgaggtcaggagatcgagaccatcctggctaacacagtgaaaccccgtctctactaaaaatacaaaaaaattagccggatgtggtggtgggcacctgtagtcccagctacttgggaggctgaggcgggagaatggcgtgaacccaggagacggagcttgcagtgagccgagatcgtaccactgcactccagcctgggcaacaaagtgagactctgtctcaaacataaaataaaataaaatataaaataaataaaataaaataaagacaggagCCAGGATGGGAAGGGAGGTCCCAGTTCTCAGCCACTGGGCATGACCTAGTTGCGGACAGAGGACCAGGGTCACTTTTCCAGGGACCCAGCGGTCCCCAGGCTTAGTGTCTCCCAGAGCCCTGGCGCTACCCCTGGCCAAGTGCACACAGGCACCTGGTGATGACCTCTGAACCCAGCGATGCTTCCCGGCCTGCCAAAGACAGTGATGCCGGGAGGGGTCAGCCGTCCCTTGGGCTGAGGGACAGGCCAGGGCAGCCCTACTCCACTCCGGTGGGGAGGGTTCCAGTGTCCCAGGCGCTGCCCAGCTGAGTTCTGCCCCCACTGCCAGGCCGCCCTgccagcccagccctccccagGCCTTGGCAGCCTCACCTTCTTGACGTAGAAGACGAGCAGCAGCTTGATGATCTGCACGGCGGGGAGGAGAGGTGAGAAGAGCACCCCCAGCCTGGGGAAGGGTGGCAGTTCAGGGGCTGCTCCGGTGCCCTCCCCCTCCCTAAGACCAGGCTGGTTCCAGACCACGGGCAGGGCATGTGAGAATGGCCAAAACTAGGTCCTGGTCAGGGCCTGCATCGCTCCAGGGTCCACGGCTGGGCCCGGCTGTGCCCCCAGTGGGAGGCAGGTGCAGGAACCCCAGGGGGAAAGGGGCACTGACCGAGGGGCCAGACAGCAGGAGGCAAGCAGAGGACCCTCACCAGGTCAGAGTCTGCCCGTAAATCAGCTCCAGGACATTCCGGGCGATGTCAAACTCCGGCTTCCGCCTCCTCTTCAGCTTCTTCTCGGAGATAATCCTGCCTCCGAGGACGACCCCAGAGAGTTAGACGGGAAAGCCACGCCCAGGGAGGCCGGCCCGAGTCCCCACACCCAGAGGCACCCACCCCCCAGCCAGGTGACATCCTGGCCCTTCCACAGATAATGCCAAGGACAGACAGCCACCAGCCTGGGGCCCCCACCCAGGGCTTGGTCACACCGGCCTCTTCCAAAGTAGGTTCAGATATACCCAGAGTTAAACAAGCAGTATCAGCTCCAGCAccaaatgattttttcttttttgaaacagggtctggctctgttgtccaggctggagtgcagtggcacaatcgtggctcactgcagccttgaccttctgggatcaagcgatcctcccacctcagcctcgtgagtagttgggactccaggcacacaccaccatgcctagctaatttttatttatttttatttttatttttttagagacgaggtctcactctgttgcccaggctggtccccaactcctgggcttaagtgatcctcccacctcagcctcccaaagtgctgggattacaggtgtgagtcaccacaccagctctcctactgattttttaaatcttgttgttattgttaaatTCACGTATTCTCGAAGAAAACACCAAGAGGAAAACTCAGCTGAAGTACCAGAACCCGCAGCAGGATACCTGggacattttttaaatcttcctcCGCTGTCCATTCCCTGCTGCCTGTTTTTCCTTTGTATCCTAGACTGAGGTTGTGTCATACACAtgtcgcttttttttttttatgacacagtcttgctctgtcgcccaggctggagtgcagaggcgcaatctcagctcactgcaacctccgcttcccgggttcaagcgattctcatgcctcagcctcccgagtagctatgactactggtgtgtgccctgacacctggctaattttcgtgtttttagtagagacggggttttgccatgttggccaggctggtctcaaattcctgacctcaggtgatccacccacctcaccctcccaaagtgctgggattacaggcatgagccaccacgtctggccataCATGTCCCTTTGAAACCTGTTTTCCTTCCCAATCTAAACATGAGTTGGGTTCTATTTCCAGAGTCTTCCTCTGAAGGGTGGAGACACAGGGCCCTGATGTGAAAGGTCCaggcctgggcgcggtggctcaagcctgtaatcccagcactttgggaggccgagacgggcggatcacgaggtcaggagatcgagaccatcctggttaacacggtgaaaccccgtctctactaaaaaatacaaaaaaaaactagccggccgaggtggcggacgcctgtagtcccagctactcgggaggctgaggcaggagaatggcgtgaacccgggaggcagagcttgcagtgagctgagatccggccactgcactccagcctgggtgacagcgcgagactccgtctcaagaaaaaaaaaaaaaaaaaaaaaaaaaatgaaaggtccAGGCCTGAGAACCTCCCAGCCACGCGTACCGGCCACTAAGGGGAGAACTCTCCCCACCCAGCCCACCCAGCCCACCCAGGGCCTCCTCACCTCCACACCAGTTCCCCAAAAAGCGTGTCCAGAAGCATGAGGACGAAGTCCATCACCAGAAACCGGTACAGCTCCTGGCCCACAAAGTCCTCCCAGCACTGACCCTGCAGGACAGCCACCCTGCGGCCCAGCCAGTGGTAGCACAGTGTCCCCAGGATGGCCAGCTTGAGGATGAGGTTCCTGCAGAGGGCAGGGTGCAGAGACTGAGGGGCGGGTGCAGGGGACAGAAGATGCACCCCAGGGCCCCCACCAGGGGCTCAGCCACACCGGCCTCTTCCTAAGTAGGCTTGGATACACCCAGAGCTAAACAACCAGGATCAGCTCCAGCACCAAATGATGTTTCCATGGGCGGCCACACACCTGCAGATGGCCACGTACACCTCCAGTACCGGGGAGTCATGCGGCTCCAGGGCGGCCAGAACACGGCACAGGTAGGGGGCCCCCAGGTTGAGAAGGCCAACCACCAGGGGCAGGACCAGCAGCGCAGCCTCCTGGCCAGCAGCCTCCGGACTCTGCAGGGATTGGTGTCACGGAAGCCCCCCATTCATGGTGGGAGGGGGCAGCTACAGGGAGGGGCCCAGGGCAGAACTGGCAGGCAGCACCTCCCTCCTCCAAGATCTGGCCCTCCCCAGGCCTCAAGTTCAAACCACACAGGAAGCGGGGAGGGGCACGG
This genomic interval carries:
- the TMC6 gene encoding transmembrane channel-like protein 6 isoform X7, encoding MFYGHYSNATLNQPCGSPLDGSQCTPRAGGLPYNMPLAYLYTVGAGFFITCITLVYSMAHSFGESYRVGSTSGIHAITVFCSWDYKVTQKRASRLQQDNIRTRLKELLAEWQLRQSPRSVCGRLRQAAALGLAWLLCLGTALGCAVAIHVFSEFLIQSPEAAGQEAALLVLPLVVGLLNLGAPYLCRVLAALEPHDSPVLEVYVAICRNLILKLAILGTLCYHWLGRRVAVLQGQCWEDFVGQELYRFLVMDFVLMLLDTLFGELVWRIISEKKLKRRRKPEFDIARNVLELIYGQTLTWLGVLFSPLLPAVQIIKLLLVFYVKKTSLLANCQAPRRPWLASHMSTIFLTLLCFPAFLGAAIFLCYAVWQVKPSSTCGPFRTLDSMYEAGRVWVRYLEAAGPRVSWLPWVHRYLVENTFFVFLVSALLLAVIYLNIQVVRGQRRVICLLKEQISNEGEDKIFLINKLHSIYERKEREERSRVGTTEETAAPPTLLTDERDD